Within the Telopea speciosissima isolate NSW1024214 ecotype Mountain lineage chromosome 4, Tspe_v1, whole genome shotgun sequence genome, the region TCGATCGTTTTGGTTTTGGTCGCAAATATTGCATCCACGTCCACTTCCATGGACTGGTAGTATAGAAAAGAGAAACTATTCTCATGATTCGATTTCTTATCGAGCTAATTCCGGGGATATGAGAGGGTTTTCATCTGTTGCTTCCAGAGTATCTATTGTTAGCAGAGATATAAGCGAAGGAATCTGCAAAACGAGAAGCTCCAACGGCGACAAATCGGTTTATGGAAGAACAAAAATAGCCCCCATTCAAAAACCAACAAGTTCAGAAACTCCACTAACAGGCAAGTCTTCTTCTTTCAGTCCTTCCCAGATACCTGATTCTCATTTCAACTTGCTTTCAACTGCAAGTAGCATTTCTGGTAATCGACACGAGATATCCACTATCTCGATTGATCATCAATACTTTTCTGCAATACTTGATAGGAAGGATTGGTTTATCTTGCTAAATCACGAGTTCAATTACACAAAGACCAGTTTGACTCCACAGTTTGTTGTAAGAATACTGCAGCATCAGGAAAACCCATTGCACTCACTCAAATTTTACATATGGGTTTCAAATGTCAAGGAGACGCTGGTGAATAATCAATTAGTACGGAGAGCTTTAGCTCATGCTCTGTATCATAAGGGTCCCGTAGTGTTGTCTGTTAACTTGCTTCAAGAGATTAACAACTCTGGGTGTCGCATTTCTGAGGACCTGCTTTGCGCTTTAATTGGTAGTTGGGGAAGGTTAGGGCTTGCCAAGTATTGTGCTGAAGTTTTTGGGCAGATTTCACTCCTGGGTCTCACTCCAACTACTCGATTATACAATTCACTTATTGATGCATTAGTGAAATCAAATTCCCTTGATTTAGCTTATCTCAAATTCCAGCAGATGCCCGTTGATAATTGCATCCCTGACAGATTCACGTACAACATTCTCATCCATGGGGTCTGCAGGATTGGAGTTGTTGATGAAGCGCTTCGTCTGGTGAAGCAGATGGAAGGCTCAGGTTACTCCCCTAACGTGTTCACGTACACAATCCTCATTGATGGGTTTTGTAACGCAAAGAGGGTGGATGAAGCCTTTCAGGTTTTGGAGATGATGAGGCAGAGGAATGTGAGCCCTACTGAAGCCACATTTAGGTCATTGGTTCACGGTGTCTTTCGATGTACAGACGTGCATAAAGCATATGAGTTGTTACTGAAATTTTTAGAAAGCAAGcctattttgtgcaaacaatcTTGTGATGCCGTACTTGATTGcctttcaaagaattttatgCCAAATGAGTCCATGGAGTTCTTAAGAAAGATGGAACAAAAAGGTTATCTTCCAGACAGTTCAACATTTAACATTGTGATGTCTTGTTTGATGAAGGGTGTGGATCTGAATGAGGCTTGCAAGGTACTGGATGGTTTTATTGAGAGAGGTGGGAAGCCATGTTTCAGCACTTATCTCATGTTTATTGAAGTTTTGTACAAGGCAGGAAGAACTAATGAAGGGGACAGATATTTAAATCAGATGGAGCAGGATGGACTTGTATCAACTGTATCTTCATATAACATGTTGATCGACTGTTTTGCCAAAGCCAAAATGATGGACAAAGCATCGCAGAAATTTGGAGATATGCTTCAAAGAGGTGttgctcataatcttgttacTTTTAATACCCTTATTGATGGCCACTGCAAAGTTAGGGAGGTAGGTAAGGCTAGAAAACTGTTGAAGACGCTATTAGACTATGGTTTCAAACCTGATGTCTTCACCTTTAGTTCAATAATGGATGGTCTTTGCCGGGTCCACCAGATGGAAGATGCTTTTGGTTGTTTTGATGAGATGGTTGAATGGGGTGTTTCTCCAAATGCTGTCACATATAATATCCTGATTCGGTCTCTCTGTTTTGTTGGGGATGTTGCTAAAGCGATTAAGTTAttgagaaagatgaaagatgctGGAATAAAGCCAGATGTGTTTTCTTTCAATGCTCTTATTCTAAGTCTTTGTAGGATGAAGAAAATTGACAATGCGCAAAAGCTTTTTGTTTCCATGTTGAGAGTGGGCGTTACACCAGACAAACTTACGTATGATGCTTTTATTAAGGCATCATGTGAATCAGGAAGAGTTGATGAGGCTAGACAGATGCTTCTCACCATGGAATACAATGGATGTTCTCCAGATTCTTATTCGTACACACCAATTATAGAATCTCTAACCCATTTGGGTCGCTTGGAGGAGGCCCATGATTTAATCAACAAAAATGAAAGAGGAACTCTTATGAACTCCATTCCTAATTCATAGGATGAAGTTCAAACAGTGCATGTGGTTGACTCATCCGTTCCTTCTGTTTCCTCTAATGAACTCTATTCCTAATTTATGGGATGAAGTTCATACAGTGCATGTGGTTGGCTCATCCATTCCTGCTGTTTTGAGGATTTGGCACAGGGAGCACCAGGCTTACTTGCCGCCATTTTTTTTGAACGATGTCAGAAGGTATACATTGCAATGTGATTATTACTTTCATCGTCATATTTCTGCACAAAGATGTCTGGTACCCAAGAGATAACATGCCAACAtacatttcttattttatgataattttgttgttgtttaagTCCTTGAAATATTAGGGACAAAACTTGTGCTAATGGCAggtcttcccccccccccccccccctcctcttttgtTTAGCTTCCAGAGTGCAGCATAACATATGGTTGGAATAATGACTCTGGAAGCTAAGAGATGGTGAGACTACATTCTATTCTTGTAACTTGAATATTCAacgctgaaaaaaaaaatgattaaaaacaGCATTCCATGCTAAATACGTGTTTGATTATATTGCAGCTTTGGTTAATGAGTTTTAAACATTATGTGGGAATTCTGTAGACTAAAAAATTTCCTTCCTAGTGGACTTATATAATaaatgaagaataaaagaaaggggGCAGAGGGAgtgaaagaatttttttctcAGGCATGTCATTGATgctttaggctatgtttggatgccacgaaagaagaaacataataagacaaaaatcatgatgagaCAATGATTCTTTTATGTGTCTaactctctcctcaaattcaaaatcttttgaattttttcttttcttttcttgacatccaaacttTATAAGTGGGTAATTTCCCCTGGGGAATTATGAAGCAATTAAAATTACAACAATATGAGACCTCAATGTTAAGGTCCTTCAATATGAGGGATTTTTCTGGTCCTATTGCTCTGCAGATTCAATTACCTCTGAGATGAAAGTGGTTATTCAGGGAGTGGGAATCGCCATTTGAAATGCAAGTTAGAACACCATCTTTGGATGTGACTTGCAGTTGGTGATTAGCTGGCTGCATGACAGATCTGGTGGTGGGCCTTGGAGATACAATGATATGATTAAAAGGGCAAGATCTCCGAGCTCAAACTTGTTTGAAGGATGAAATCAGCTAACTCTTTAGTGGATTCTTTGGGCCAGAGAGGGGGGTGAACAGAAGTTTGTTGTACCTAGGTACTGTTCCCATGGTTTATTATCTTTTGGGTCTTTGCCTCGGCCAGCTTGTTTTTCTATACTACTACTTCCACCGAAAGGGAGGGCAGAGGAGGCAGaatcaaataaataagtaaGAGAACCTGTCATTAAATTTTAAGAGCATGTGAGGGATTCAAATAATTGAAGAGAAGGTTTTTGAGTGGCAGATAACTTTAGATGCTAATTCATGGGACTTGGTCTTATGTGTGACTTGGTGCCCACCAATCCTAGCTTAGTTTCATTATTTTTGTACCGGATTCCGTTTAGGTTTAGCTCCCCCACCTTTTCGTGTGAAGATTCCTGGCAAACGTAAATCTCCATCCatgcatttttttctcttcccttgcatctccataatctctctttctctctcctcctctctctaATAAATTATTTGTGATATAGTTATAATTTCATTTCCTGATATTCTTTGTTGACTGTCTCAATTGGAACATTGGTTTCATAACAATTCATTCTATTATTGGAAACTCAAGTCATGTTAACTCAGACCCAGCATTCTTTGTAATGTGTTGGtaagtttaattttaatttagcATTATAGACACATTGAAGTATAATGGCATGGAAAACTTTCATAAgattttcttgaatttttttgtgGAACATTGAATTTTCTTAATCATGTTCCATGTGAATGAGGACTTGGAGTCTTTGTATGTGGTTCTGTTCAACATTGCTATGGATAATGAAGCTGGAAGTTTTACAGGATCATTGTTGAGAGACTGGTTTGGGTGGCGAAGATCCACAGACATTTGAATGACCAGGAACTCCCTTTGACCAGCCTCTTTAGTGATCTTCAAGTTAGCCCTATGGAAGTTCACTCTCAATCAGATTCAGGTGTATGGAACTTGAACTCCCCTGGAAAAATTCTTTTTGAGTCAATCAGCTGACATGCATCTCCAATCAAGGAACCTTTCCTGACAAATATTTTTTGGAATCCATTGATCCCTATtgagttttttcattttgtaataCGGGCTGTTTGAGAGGAGATTCTAGAAGTTGAGCACTCTATAATTGGAAAGTTCCAATCGACAAACCTGTACCATCTGTGTAAATGTAACAGAGAATCTTGCTCATCTGTTGATCCAATGTCTTCTGGTGTCTTGGCTTAAAAAATTTGGAGTTGCTTTGTTTTTAACCAATTGGGTGTTTCAGGCATCCGCTAGCAACCTAATAGTTTATTGGAAGTCCAAGGGCAGCCTCTGTTCCTGGAGAGTTTGAAGGCAATAAAGAATATTGTAGTCTTGGGTCCGGAATGGGGTCTCTGCTTCTGGAAGTCATTGTCACAGTGCTAAGCACTTCTTTGTTACTTTGATATGGATCATCATGGTTCTCCTGATTCAGCATCTTGTCATTAGAGTCCACCGTCTTCAAGTTGGTTGAAGGTTAATGTTGATGTTGCAGTACTAAATTGTGCTATTGCAACTGATCAAGTAGTTAGGGACCAAACTGATTGGAGGTTTTGTTGCATGATATTGTCTGTGCTATTCAGCTTTTCCAATGGAAGAGGTTGAGGCATTGGCGTTCTGTGATGGTTTGAAGTTGGTCTTGGAGGAGGATTTCCTCCCTCTTATTCAATCAGTCAAGGATATCACTCAAGACATCAATACCTTTGTGGCTGCGTCCTTTGAATTGGCTTCTCTTTCTGTTGGTTAGGGCTGGGAACACAATGTCACTATCTAGTATCAACATCATCTTTCTAGAATGACATCATGTCTTGACCTTAACTGAGTGTGGTGGCTTCCACCACATCCTATTATTCTTCCTTATCTATCTGCTGATATGTAACCATAGCTGTACTCTATTTTTTATCAGTTTAGCAATtaatttatacctgttaaaagaaataagaaaaaagaagaaataaaactcACTGATAAGAACTTTTACCCTAAGCTCAGGGTGGACGAGCATTTTCAATGGTAAAAGCCCACCAGTAATTGCCGTGAGCACCAGAAGAAGCATACATATCCTTAATGCCTCTGATTAATTACTCAACTTTTTACATTTGGCCCCTTAATTTTTGAAGACAGTCTATTCACTTGCATCAATCTGCTTTTTTCAGTGGACCATTTTCCCAAGTCCCATGCCATTTGAACTTTGTGctcatttttttgttcaattttagATTGTATTCTTATTTAGGTTAAGTTATGTGTGACTTGATGTATTTTATGATAGGTTCAAGTTGTAAATGTTCATTTACTTTTCAAACATCAGAGATGAaggtctttatttttttaaatagggcaagagatctctacttggtcgcatggtctctacacaagcgtctgggccaatgggtgagcgcacctgggtatctacctagggggcagaggcgtcatctcacggtgccctgtgagagggcgtaggaaacaccacctagtagagatctttttcccttttaaataataaaatttatatGTTATTCTCAGAGTTTTTCTTTGGGTCCTTATATTAAAGGGTCAAAACTGCATTGTTCTACTTGATTTTggtcttattttatttttataacttCTAATGAAGCCAAAATCTTGTGAATTCAAGTTGATTTTGTAACCAGAGTATTGACTAGATATCTACTGGGTATAGAAATGTGACAGGTTTTTAGCAATTCTAGCTTTTAATTTGACATCCAAATGTCTCTGTATACCTAAATGTTCTTTGACTTTTGATGATATGTGGGATGGAGAATCTAATGAGTTCAAGAAAAGGACTTAGCCTTGAGTTCATTTCTTATTGATTACAACTCCCCTGCCATATTTTACAATTGCTTTAGAgaattattttcaattttaattttcccccttcttttggGGAGGGGTGGTGAAGGTGGGATTTGGTTCCAGGCGTTGAGAATGACAACCCAAAGGCTTTACCGATTCTAGAAACACTAGGTGTGCTTGCTTAGGTTCTGTCACTACATCCtcctcttttttctatttttctgtgaCTACATTGCAATTCCCTTGCTATTTAACTGAAGTTCTAGCTTGAGCTTCGAATCAGGGGTGTTCTCTCTTCAAAATCCAAGCATTCGCTGAAACCCTAACTTCCCAGTCTCAACACACTAAGATTTTTCTGCTGaatttcaaaccagcaactcatATGCCTAACTTTCCATCAATTGTGCAGCCTCCGAAGCTTTTTGCTTGTCTCGTCTAAACTCACGTCCTTTGACTTCAGTTAATTTTCCCTCAAGAACCACAGCCTAGTTTTTGAGTTCCAACATCAATTCAATGTATTTTAGTAGTGTTCTTTGGAACCATGGAATCCTACATGTCATGCCACAAAATGTAATGTTGCATTTACTTTTTCTGTGCTAGACATTCTGATTCTAATGAGTTTGGAGTGCCTACAAATTTTAACAAACCATGCATGACCTAAATGATAGCAATAAATTCAGAGCTATTTTAATAGTTGAGCTCtttattagtttttaattgttAGAATTGGATTGTGTTGATAGATTTGCTCATCAAAACTCATTCTTGTGTGGGTtggctcctctctctctctctctctctcacacacacacacacacacacacctatGCACCCCTACCAAGATCTTTACTCTTTGTTCTCTTCCCACTAAGGGACCTCTTTTTCATGAGGCTTTTTGCCTAATTGCTCTCTACTCAGCTCAACTAAGCTTTTAATACcttgcttttttcttttctttggttttttgattCATCCAGTTGATGATGCTAGAGGTGCGTTTCCATCCATTAATCACTCCCCATGGTTCGATGTTACCCTTGCAGACTTTgtagtgccatttttcctttggtgttggtgttggtgtttCCATTAGTTTGGTAATCAAGGTACGTTGTAGATCTCTCACTTGAATGTAGAGGTAGAtatatttgttttaatttcatgaACATTGCTGGTGAAGAACCTTTATGATACATGATGCACTGGGGCAAAACCCTATACAATCCTCTTTATTTGTGCTTACATTTACATTGAAGGAACATGCAACAATATTTTTCATTTGTATTATTGTATAAGATTCATCTAAAGTGTGGTTGatcttttaactttttttttctcacagTAATGAAAGTTTCTACTTTCTCACACTAATTGAGGTTTACTTTATTTGGGATACTAAAGAGGAGTTTAACTCATTCTCTGCTTCCTTAGGAATAAGAAATACACTATAATGTGGGTCAATGAGGCATTTATGTTGTTGATtgtttatacatatatattaatTTGGCAGAAAGCAAAGTTGCATAAAGTGGGCTACTTCAGATAATAGGATTTTTACCCCCTTCTGTTTAGTTCTTTTGGTCTTTAGTCAGTTATTTAGTTTCCTTTATAACATTGCATTTGTTTTTCAACTTGATCTTTTATTGTGCCTAAATTTATTGGTACATCTCTTGTATTCTGCATATGAAATGTAATAGATGATTGGATTGAACAGATTAGCTATGGTTTATTACTGTCATCCATCAAGGTTGATCTAGTGATTCTTTAATGCTTTCGGTTCTTTTTTTCACTCTTAAGGCCCAAACATAAGTTGCAACCAGGAGATGCTTTGATAGAGAGGAGTCTTCTCACAAGCACTGACATAACAaaattcttgtgtttttttccccttgttgGGGACCAGTAGAAATTTTATAGTGCTAGGGAAATAATGGTAAACTTATCCTATATTAAATACTCATTAATTCTTCTGAAATAAAAAAGGGTCCAAAACTCGTTGATTCTTGCACACTGCACTTTACAAGTCCAAAGAACAGGCCTTTATTAATTAATCAATTGATTTCTCTTGGTTATACGATGCTATTTGTTTTAGTTCTCTCTCTTATTAAAGGTTTGGGCTGCCAAGGCAAATGCCAAAGGTTAGGACCGACTCCAAACTCACCCACCCAGGACCCCGCATAGGCGAGACCAGCACTGGGTAATGGCCCTTTTTAGTCTAGATATTcttatttccatgtgtattttgtgATAATGATAATATTGCTACAAGTAGAAATTACTCTATTTGCTCAGTATGGCAAATAGAAACTCACTGTTGTACATAGTTATTAGGGTGCCGAGGCGAGTCATGGCAGTGGCCAGGTGCCTTGGCACCTAGGTGATGCCAAGTTGAGCACCATATTTGGATAACATCATGACCAGTCCAGTAATACATGCCAGTTCATAGgttcattttcttctcttctcgttAACCTCACGTTGTCTGTTGGATCTTCAGAAAGAATATACTAACCAGGACTTGCATTCCTGATTTCGTTGATATTTCTGACTCAAATATCACCTCTCATAAGACTCATTACAAATTGAATTTAATAACTTCATATTCAACTGCTTGTTTACCATGAGCTTGGCACTGTTACTGCTACTAATGTGTTGGAATCTAGGTGGGTACTTCCATGGGAGTAACCATTTAAGTTATGGAGTTGACATAGAATATATAGTGGGTAGGTGTACTACAGGTAGTAGTTTTAAATAGACTATTAGTTTGAATCTTTTCCTCTGTTCCTCTGTTATTATTTGATTTCGTGGATAAGGACTTTTTACTCAGCTcatttgaattgttttccatatCAGGGTGtatctttatttctttgttgGTACTATGCTCCCGTCTTTGTGATGTTGTGATATTGACCTTATCGTTGATTGAATGTCCGTCCATGTTGCAATGCATTTCATAGGCTCAGACATTGGTGTTGTCATTCATCTGGTTGTAAATATGCTAATCACAAATAGAAACTTGTACTAGGATAATTGATTCATAGAAATAGTTTAAATGGAACTCACATGATCCACAActtctttttttggatgaataaaaatcatattacaaagaaaagaaggggtGAATATACAAACCCGAGggcaaaaaaagggaaaaaaaattagggaaCAAAGaagatggcattccaaatctGTTCTAAAgaacgagagttggaagtccatctccgaaggttacgttccatccaaatatgagaaaTAATACCACAATTAGCTAGCTTGCCCACAGAGTCACAAATAGTCTTTCCTCCATATGTGATATCGATCCAGAGCCACTCTCTCtgaaggggaagatgtctttTTCTGCCTGGCCAGCAATAACTCAAGACTCTTGTCCAAATGGAGGATGCTAAGGGGCAGGAGAAAAACAGGTAGTTTACAGTATACCACTAAGcatacccagccttttcccttcaatcaaatacccataATGTGTATTAATGCAATTACCGCAAACTTTGATAGGGTTAAAACTTCACATGTGATTAGGTAGCCTAAtttttaccccccaaaaaaaaaatttgggagcCTAATAGTTCTTTTCCACAAAATTAGGTCCTTCATTTTAATAACCACATGTTTCCTGTAGGCATTTAAAATAGAGGTACAGGAaagagttcagatctgctacccacatgggacggtggggatagatctgaaccctccatggggtgtgggagCCACACcacatggaggggtcagatctatcCCTACCAAAAGGTTCCTACCACTGGGGCATGTAAGAACTTAGCTCCGAAACTCAAACAATCCAACCCTTCTTGCCTAAGTTGTGAAAAACCCCTCTTGGCGATGCCCTGCACGTCCTCTCATTGGCCCCGTGCTGGTGTAGTGGCCATCCTAACTTTTTTATGCATCGAACCAGTTGCATCTACCATTCATTAGTTGCTGGTTGTAGAAGGATTATCTTCTTGGGAAGAAAACAATCTGCATGTACAGCAGAGCTAAATTTCAAGGCCTTCTGATTTCATTCATATGCTCATATATCTGTTCTTTACATTACAGCTCTTCCCCTGCCTTTTTTAATCCTAAGAGgagacatttttattttttacttttttgtcaAAACCAACAAATAAAGAATCATCTTTCTTCCCATCCACTGGCCAAGTGCCTCCTACGGTCCTACCTATACAATTTGACAACCCTCGTAGATATGCAGCCGAGCTCATCCCCTAATTCACCGGAAATTTATCAGAGCATACGTCCCCAACAGCAATAACCGCACAGGGAATAGAAGCACAACAATCACAGGCATGTGCTGTGATGCAATCAACCTACTGAACCGCTTCAATGTCTGCCTCCCATTCCTGAAAATACCAGACAAGTTGGGTAGGTGCTGACCCATGTTGCCAGATGCGACCAGATTGTTTATGATGAAACCGGTATGGATGCTGCGAGGAACGATGAGGGGCCACCACATGTGGCGGCGTTGTTCCCTTCTAGTCTTCCTGATGTGGTTGAGCTCCTGTCGGATCACATTACGTACAGACTTGAAGTAGGAGTTCATGTCGTGGTCCCTGTAAATGGTGCCATCAGAGCCATAAGCTGACCGGTCACTAAGAATCTCAAGTGGGTGAGGCGAGTTCAAGAACACTCTCTGTGCAGCCCGGAGTTGCTTCTCCGCATCACTGGAATCTGACACAGGGCCTTTTAGAAGGTATAAACCACTACCAGATGGGAGGAGGTGGTGTCCTGGAGAGAAATTTTCTTCTGGCTGTAAGATCAAAAACTCCCCCATGGGCGCATACAACAGTTTCTGTCACAAATACAAAGAAAAACACATATTAGTACACCTATCCAAACACTAACATTGTGCATTGAATGGTAAGTGAACTGTTGATATGTAATTA harbors:
- the LOC122660550 gene encoding putative pentatricopeptide repeat-containing protein At3g16890, mitochondrial, whose translation is MRGFSSVASRVSIVSRDISEGICKTRSSNGDKSVYGRTKIAPIQKPTSSETPLTGKSSSFSPSQIPDSHFNLLSTASSISGNRHEISTISIDHQYFSAILDRKDWFILLNHEFNYTKTSLTPQFVVRILQHQENPLHSLKFYIWVSNVKETLVNNQLVRRALAHALYHKGPVVLSVNLLQEINNSGCRISEDLLCALIGSWGRLGLAKYCAEVFGQISLLGLTPTTRLYNSLIDALVKSNSLDLAYLKFQQMPVDNCIPDRFTYNILIHGVCRIGVVDEALRLVKQMEGSGYSPNVFTYTILIDGFCNAKRVDEAFQVLEMMRQRNVSPTEATFRSLVHGVFRCTDVHKAYELLLKFLESKPILCKQSCDAVLDCLSKNFMPNESMEFLRKMEQKGYLPDSSTFNIVMSCLMKGVDLNEACKVLDGFIERGGKPCFSTYLMFIEVLYKAGRTNEGDRYLNQMEQDGLVSTVSSYNMLIDCFAKAKMMDKASQKFGDMLQRGVAHNLVTFNTLIDGHCKVREVGKARKLLKTLLDYGFKPDVFTFSSIMDGLCRVHQMEDAFGCFDEMVEWGVSPNAVTYNILIRSLCFVGDVAKAIKLLRKMKDAGIKPDVFSFNALILSLCRMKKIDNAQKLFVSMLRVGVTPDKLTYDAFIKASCESGRVDEARQMLLTMEYNGCSPDSYSYTPIIESLTHLGRLEEAHDLINKNERGTLMNSIPNS